Proteins from a genomic interval of Oncorhynchus clarkii lewisi isolate Uvic-CL-2024 chromosome 15, UVic_Ocla_1.0, whole genome shotgun sequence:
- the LOC139366750 gene encoding mycolipanoate synthase: MEDNKDEIAIVGIGCNFPGGEGLDNFWKVLLEGRNCVVDIPDERFDSTYWYDPDDSKPGKTQTTKAALIDGFNEFDHKFFGITEAETDFMDPQHKLLLQCTYRALEDAGMPMEKVSGTRTGVYIGLMNRDYETLLNNRPSTITHYNGTGTAMSVAANRISFIFNLTGPSFAIDSACSSSLVALHSACQAIKQGDCEMALCGGVSCIIEPRVFVALSKAKMISPEGTSKPFSSRADGYGRGEGCGIILLKPLKNALRDFDKVWGIVRRTAVNQDGHTVTPITKPSMVQQVELLHRIYSAESDLSSVQYIEAHGTGTPVGDPIEAGSISKVIAKARPPGSETLRIGSVKGNIGHTESAAGVAGLIKVLLMMKHEIIVPSLFYSEDSASIDAKALNVRVPIKAEKWEKTEPMARLAGINSFGFGGTNAHAIVKEYVQGNNTRLTTYDCPKLFVLSAASENSLAMSITDTYQRLSRDKQTDILTLMFTSACRRSHLKHKYRKAFMTSSVPDLENQLQCAMNRKLEPSRSDNRLIFVFCGNGVTYRGMCKQLLKEEPVFREKVREVENLFQNYKSTGISQKIANDFDNDDYTKPDVVQPLLFAIQVGIASLFKHWGIKPDAILGHSVGEVAAAHCSGLLSLEDAVKVIYFRSTLQSKVTGGKMLVVSNMVVSEVLKILPIYSGKVCLAAFNSPQSCALSGDADAIDNIHQKLTALFRGKNLFLRVLDVPAAYHSHMMDPIVDHIEESIGSLTANKMDCELFSTVTGDMYTHGDFSTGRYWARNIREPVSFEHTMKAATKDQKNVVFVEIGPRRALQRYIQETLGNDTIVLSSVQPEKDHETMLTTVSKVFEQGVHVDWDKFYEGCEASPTPLPRYQFDNLTKEVYFEAVRQGNEKTASSQHPLISQTKHESKEHKCNLSSDTAAYLWEHKNNGVAIAPGALYVELAFASIMASSRPKMPICSMQLSVTFQSLFTLSTNSQHLKVVLEATENETMFKIQSPSATHASGTICCRSGRTLVEEQTICPDVIFKRCKSVVKGEEIYSFLSRAGFEYGPIFRQLDDVHFGDEFKEAVSAIKVSGEVLKQLHEYFLHPVVLDYFLQMTAMVAVGGLTTRPVFPSAIGSVVIAAPLQEDMIMYLRAIQETSDYLDVCGCFSNKDGHVLVELKHVRISFLGNCSHVAESFFFHNELFTITDNTHVSCKPKALIFEDILGVGTALRPYLHQTSFFVLNREFGTNPQVRDLVSHSLQGDAGVDSQEVLFMWGVQDLSHLSTEMALECLVDCCEHYRQIVLALKENECSCTIRVITYRSAETTVDHVSPGFVLSGMTRACAAEIPGLSFQLIDLASVSSEDIQALVHVINTSKHPEVMISRGQIYSTVIVRTPIKGIASSEGTVYSLSSGQFILQTADPYRMTSLSAMPCDVKDNHIQEKSVEIQLSEICVHSSDYFSVSVSDLNFGQTMYWNKHASQNHQLLALDFSGTVTAVGKGVSKLKVGEHVVSCYPIAASSKVVIPEAACYNPKRLPFLKEAPCVSYFLLAWEILYKSLPRVKQQRRLAIISSVPDSVLLKVLTQTANKSGWNAIVLPQFSGQLLNIDQCNTFVVLPPFDPSVVVRISSGATAKNIVVVCDNQVSSSANIFAHESEHTHIQTLYVSNVFQRANIKAQKTKIHNWLRSLHLDGVSQSLQTITFQSTDTRDPQPTAHCESYFRAKAVSQVVLGHADSENTLSDIPLLMRPRQLFKKSCVYIVTGGLSGLGLETVKFIAHRGGGCIATLSRSPMSAEMQLEMDTLQRRCGVSIMSVQCDVSVSGQVVNAITAIVQMFPSCPIKGVFHSAAVLHDALIETLDRSHFNEVLRPKVNGALNLHYATQHNKLDYFVCYSSITSFIGNASQSNYAAANSFLDTFSHYRRNLGLAGQSINWGPLNLGLLLNRDNFQRFLEAKGMMIMEVSEVHEALEKCLLMNNPQQVICKFNFRNLSNHVLSQNASLRGRLTALVEQELENTNMTEPIVQQLSTAHENVRAMLSEITSVSIDEVNDDTALYALGIDSMLAMTLQNYIFQERGVNVPLVKLLDPNTTLSTLVTILKESG, encoded by the exons GTCTCATGAACAGGGACTATGAGACCCTCCTGAACAACAGACCCAGCACCATAACCCACTACAATGGCACAGGGACGGCTATGAGCGTGGCGGCCAACAGGATATCCTTCATCTTCAATCTCACTGGTCCCTCGTTTGCCATAGACAGTGCATGTTCCTCCTCCTTGGTGGCTCTCCATTCTGCCTGCCAGGCCATCAAGCAAG GAGACTGTGAAATGGCTCTCTGTGGCGGTGTAAGCTGTATCATAGAGCCGCGAGTCTTTGTCGCTCTCAGCAAGGCAAAGATGATTTCACCTGAAGGCACCAGCAAACCTTTCTCCAGCAGAGCAGATGGCTATGGCAGAGGAGAGGGCTGCGGGATTATTCTGCTGAAGCCACTGAAAAAC GCTCTGAGGGACTTTGACAAGGTATGGGGCATAGTAAGAAGAACTGCAGTAAACCAAGATGGCCACACTGTCACTCCAATCACCAAGCCATCCATGGTCCAGCAGGTAGAGCTACTACACAGAATCTACTCGGCAGAGTCTGACCTGTCATCTGTCCAGTACATAGAGGCTCATGGGACTGGAACTCCAGTGGGGGATCCCATAGAAGCAGGCAGCATCTCCAAAGTCATTGCCAAAGCCAGACCTCCAGGTTCAGAAACACTCCGCATCGGCTCTGTGAAAGGCAACATTGGACACACAGAATCTGCAGCTGGAGTGGCAGGTCTAATCAAGGTACTCCTAATGATGAAGCATGAAATCATTGTCCCTTCACTGTTCTACTCTGAGGATAGTGCCAGTATCGATGCCAAAGCTCTCAATGTAAGAGTTCCGATCAAAGCAGAGAAGTGGGAAAAAACAGAGCCCATGGCAAGGCTAGCTGGCATTAATAGCTTTGGGTTTGGAGGGACAAATGCTCATGCGATAGTGAAGGAGTATGTGCAAGGCAACAACACCAGATTGACTACTTATGACTGTCCCAAGTTGTTTGTTTTGTCTGCAGCCTCTGAGAACTCATTGGCAATGTCTATCACAGACACATATCAAAGACTTAGCAGAGATAAGCAAACTGACATACTCACTTTGATGTTTACCTCAGCATGTAGGAGGAGCCATTTGAAACACAAATACAGGAAAGCATTTATGACGTCCTCTGTCCCCGACTTAGAGAATCAACTGCAGTGTGCGATGAACAGGAAGCTTGAGCCATCAAGGTCAGATAACAGGTTGATTTTTGTGTTCTGTGGGAATGGAGTGACCTACAGGGGAATGTGTAAGCAGCTTCTGAAAGAGGAGCCAGTGTTCAGAGAAAAGGTCAGAGAGGTTGAGAATCTCTTCCAGAATTACAAAAGTACTGGCATCTCACAAAAGATAGCAAACGATTTTGACAATGATGATTATACCAAGCCAGATGTTGTTCAGCCCCTCCTCTTTGCCATTCAGGTTGGCATTGCCAGTCTCTTCAAGCACTGGGGCATCAAACCAGATGCAATTCTTGGCCACTCTGTTGGAGAGGTTGCTGCTGCCCACTGCTCTGGTCTGTTGTCCCTTGAGGATGCAGTGAAGGTGATCTATTTCCGCAGTACTCTGCAGAGTAAGGTAACAGGAGGGAAAATGCTTGTGGTCAGTAACATGGTTGTGTCAGAGGTCCTGAAAATCCTTCCAATCTACTCTGGGAAGGTTTGCCTGGCTGCTTTCAACAGCCCACAGTCCTGCGCCCTCTCAGGTGATGCAGACGCTATAGACAATATCCATCAAAAGCTGACAGCTTTGTTTAGAGGAAAGAATCTGTTCCTCCGTGTACTGGATGTACCTGCTGCATACCACAGCCATATGATGGATCCCATAGTGGACCATATTGAGGAAAGTATTGGTTCTTTGACAGCGAACAAAATGGATTGTGAGCTTTTCTCAACAGTGACTGGAGACATGTACACCCATGGAGACTTTAGCACAGGGAGATATTGGGCTAGGAATAtccgagagccagtttcattcgAGCATACAATGAAAGCAGCGACCAAAGACCAGAAGAATGTGGTCTTTGTGGAAATAGGCCCTAGAAGGGCTCTACAAAGGTACATCCAGGAGACTCTGGGAAATGACACTATAGTTCTGTCCTCAGTGCAGCCAGAAAAAGATCATGAGACAATGCTGACCACTGTGTCCAAAGTGTTTGAACAGGGGGTCCATGTAGACTGGGACAAGTTCTACGAAGGCTGTGAGGCATCACCAACACCTCTTCCAAGATATCAGTTTGATAATCTGACAAAAGAGGTATATTTTGAGGCTGTAAGACAAGGAAATGAAAAAACAGCTTCCTCTCAACACCCACTGATATCTCAGACAAAGCATGAGAGCAAAGAGCACAAATGCAATCTTTCATCAGATACTGCAGCATATCTCTGGGAGCACAAAAACAATGGTGTTGCCATTGCTCCAGGTGCATTGTATGTTGAACTGGCTTTTGCCTCAATAATGGCAAGTTCAAGACCAAAGATGCCGATTTGCTCGATGCAGCTGAGTGTAACTTTTCAGAGCTTGTTTACACTCAGCACAAACTCTCAGCATTTGAAAGTGGTACTGGAGGCAACCGAGAATGAGACCATGTTTAAGATACAGTCTCCCTCAGCAACACACGCATCAGGCACCATTTGTTGTCGAAGTGGGCGAACATTGGTTGAGGAACAAACCATTTGCCCGGATGTCATTTTCAAAAGGTGCAAATCCGTGGTAAAGGGGGAGGAGATCTATTCATTCCTCTCCCGTGCAGGTTTTGAGTATGGTCCTATTTTCAGACAGCTGGATGATGTACATTTCGGCGATGAATTCAAGGAGGCGGTGTCAGCAATTAAGGTCTCAGGTGAGGTGCTGAAACAGCTTCATGAGTACTTCCTTCACCCTGTGGTGTTGGACTATTTTCTGCAAATGACTGCTATGGTAGCTGTTGGAGGACTGACCACCAGGCCAGTTTTCCCATCTGCCATTGGCAGTGTGGTAATAGCAGCACCTCTGCAGGAGGACATGATTATGTATCTGAGAGCAATTCAAGAAACCTCAGACTACTTAGATGTTTGTGGTTGCTTTTCCAATAAAGACGGACATGTTTTAGTGGAACTAAAGCATGTGAGGATCTCGTTTTTAGGAAATTGTTCACATGTTGCAGAGTCATTCTTCTTTCACAATGAACTTTTCACCATCACTGACAATACCCATGTAAGCTGTAAACCCAAAGCCTTGATCTTTGAGGACATCCTGGGAGTTGGCACAGCATTGAGGCCATACCTACACCAAACATCATTTTTTGTCTTGAACAGAGAGTTTGGAACCAACCCACAAGTTCGAGACTTAGTGTCTCACTCTCTTCAAGGTGATGCTGGTGTAGATTCACAGGAGGTACTGTTCATGTGGGGTGTACAAGACCTCAGTCATCTGTCGACTGAGATGGCATTGGAATGCTTGGTTGACTGCTGTGAGCATTATCGTCAGATTGTTCTTGCCTTGAAAGAAAACGAGTGTTCCTGCACAATCCGAGTCATAACCTACCGTTCAGCAGAGACGACCGTAGACCATGTCAGTCCTGGTTTTGTCCTGTCCGGCATGACAAGAGCCTGTGCTGCTGAGATACCAGGCCTCTCCTTTCAGCTGATTGACCTTGCTTCTGTGTCAAGTGAAGACATTCAGGCATTGGTTCATGTGATTAACACCAGCAAACACCCAGAGGTCATGATTAGCAGGGGCCAGATATATTCAACAGTGATAGTCCGTACGCCCATAAAAGGGATTGCCAGCTCTGAGGGAACTGTCTACTCTTTGAGTTCTGGGCAGTTCATCCTTCAGACTGCTGATCCATACAGAATGACTAGCTTGTCTGCCATGCCTTGTGATGTAAAGGATAACCACATCCAGGAGAAATCAGTTGAGATTCAGCTCAGTGAGATTTGTGTTCATTCCTCAGACTATTTTTCTGTCAGCGTCTCTGATCTGAACTTTGGCCAGACAATGTACTGGAACAAACATGCTTCTCAGAACCACCAGCTTTTGGCCCTTGACTTCAGTGGCACTGTCACAGCTGTAGGGAAAGGTGTGAGCAAACTGAAAGTGGGAGAGCATGTAGTTTCATGTTATCCTATTGCTGCATCTTCTAAGGTTGTGATTCCTGAAGCAGCATGCTACAACCCGAAGAGGCTCCCATTTCTGAAGGAGGCTCCATGTGTGTCCTACTTTTTGCTGGCATGGGAAATCTTGTACAAATCGTTACCCAGAGTCAAACAACAGAGAAGGTTGGCCATCATCTCCTCTGTACCTGACTCTGTTCTGCTGAAGGTCTTAACCCAAACAGCAAACAAATCAGGATGGAATGCCATCGTTCTGCCCCAGTTTAGTGGACAACTCCTGAACATTGATCAGTGTAATACATTTGTTGTATTGCCTCCCTTTGATCCATCTGTAGTGGTAAGAATAAGCAGTGGAGCCACAGCAAAGAATATTGTTGTAGTCTGTGACAACCAGGTGTCATCCTCAGCAAACATTTTTGCACATGAGAGTGAACATACACACATCCAAACACTTTACGTGTCAAATGTTTTCCAGAGAGCCAATATAAAGGCACAGAAAACAAAGATCCACAATTGGCTGAGGTCATTACATTTGGATGGTGTATCGCAATCTCTGCAAACCATTACCTTTCAATCGACAGACACAAGAGATCCTCAGCCCACTGCGCACTGTGAGTCCTACTTCAGAGCTAAGGCTGTGTCTCAAGTAGTTTTGGGTCATGCGGATTCAGAAAATACACTATCTGATATCCCTTTGCTAATGAGACCACGGCAGCTCTTTAAGAAGAGTTGTGTGTACATTGTGACCGGAGGGCTCTCGGGTTTGGGACTCGAGACTGTGAAGTTCATTGCTCACAGGGGTGGTGGATGCATTGCAACCCTCTCCAGAAGTCCTATGTCAGCTGAGATGCAGTTGGAGATGGACACTCTCCAGAGGAGATGTGGGGTGTCTATCATGAGTGTCCAATGTGACGTGTCAGTGTCAGGGCAGGTTGTGAATGCAATCACAGCAATTGTACAAATGTTTCCCTCCTGTCCAATCAAAGGAGTGTTTCACAGTGCAGCTGTGTTGCATGATGCTTTGATCGAAACCCTTGACCGATCACACTTCAATGAAGTTCTTCGACCCAAAGTGAATGGGGCATTGAATCTTCACTATGCAACACAGCACAACAAATTGGATTACTTTGTGTGCTACTCTTCCATCACTTCGTTCATTGGCAATGCTTCGCAGTCTAACTATGCAGCAGCCAATTCGTTCCTGGACACTTTCTCTCATTATCGGCGAAACCTTGGGCTTGCTGGACAGTCCATCAACTGGGGGCCTTTGAACCTCGGTCTCTTGTTGAACAGAGACAATTTCCAAAGGTTTCTCGAGGCAAAGGGCATGATGATAATGGAGGTGTCAGAAGTCCATGAGGCCCTTGAAAAGTGTTTGTTGATGAACAATCCACAGCAAGTCATTTGCAAATTCAACTTCAGAAATCTGAGCAACCACGTTCTCTCCCAAAACGCATCTCTCAGAGGCAGGCTGACAGCTTTGGTCGAGCAAGAACTTGAGAACACCAACATGACAGAACCCATTGTCCAACAGCTTTCCACAGCACATGAGAATGTCAGGGCTATGCTAAGTGAGATCACCAGTGTTAGCATAGATGAGGTAAATGACGACACTGCCCTGTATGCACTGGGTATTGACTCAATGTTGGCTATGACTCTGCAGAATTACATCTTCCAAGAGAGAGGTGTGAATGTTCCCCTGGTTAAACTACTGGATCCAAACACCACACTGTCTACATTGGTAACAATTCTGAAAGAGAGTGGGTAA
- the LOC139366749 gene encoding patched domain-containing protein 3-like: MAFGWAENRRIKMRWRHCVEKPFSIGFQKFGRFVGRHPWWFFICPLVISTALGTGFYFLEDMEANNIEDQFTPVNGPAKLERKFVEENFPLNNSVYSNQRLYTMGEFASFIAVSRDPNIFTNGAIKEILSLDKKVREIKLSRGHEQLTYEGLCARKSNKCIPNKILDIMNHYGSNIDQTELTFPFFRFGFTTIFLGYSVGGVNVSSTVIKSAKAIRLFYCLKEGNRSTTDLWLNEFLKVFPSNQSLNFITVTHSTSLSRQVEFEANTRDVIPLFSITYVIAIVFSIVSCLRFDCVRNKVWVATFGVLSAGLAVLSAFGMMLHIGVPFVMTVANSPFLILGIGVDDMFILISCWQQTNVHARVEDRLADTYKEAAISITITTLTDVLAFYIGLMTPFRSVQSFCLYTSTAILFCFLYSITFFGAFLVLNGRRENSNKHWLTCKEVPEDCPVGRSKWYDLCCVGGAYDRHTGAEEVQPMNHFFKKHYGPFLVKPWTKVCVILLYSVYLSISIYGCFQIQEGIDLRNLAADDSYVNRYYDDEKAYFYEYGPNIMVIIRGEFAYWEEKNMLDLESCVEDFKNLSFIEKDIFTSWLKSYKYYGYHTNLNLSVENVFKTNLSSFLRSYSDFKQDVNFTNNSIRASRFFIQTVNITTAIDEMNMLNNLRDTARRCSVPLLVYHPVFIYHDQYAVIVSNTVQNISVTTAVMLLISLLLIPNPLCCLWVTFSIASVIVGVTGFMALWDVNLDTISMIILVVCIGFSVDFSAHISYAFVSNKKPTANEKAVEALFHLGYPILQGALSTILGVIVLSASKNYIFRTFFKIMFLVIFFGLFHGITFIPVFLTFFDFFSSNSGNVSPQEKRALENEAMTNCQLKNIQEKAIDHDKQIYDNHTFLPDNQQLFPPQACPSVWTLTVNTHPTQSGQMCMASTVPMFRVDSQTYEVQMYTASNDAVTVNCNQNLGAGEHHCVIGNNQPPVSQECNAPFINCSDSADPVP; the protein is encoded by the exons ATGGCATTTGGCTGGGCTGAGAACAGACGCATCAAGATGCGCTGGCGCC ACTGCGTTGAGAAGCCATTCTCCATTGGATTTCAGAAATTCGGCCGTTTCGTGGGAAGGCATCCTTGGTGGTTCTTTATCTGCcccctggtcatctctacagcGCTCGGGACTGGGTTTTATTTTCTTGAGGACATGGAGGCCAACAACATCGAGGACCAATTTACACCAGTAAACGGACCCGCAAAACTTGAGAGGAAATTTGTAGAAGAGAACTTTCCGCTGAATAACTCGGTGTATTCAAACCAGAGACTGTACACCATGGGGGAATTTGCATCCTTCATAGCGGTCTCAAGAGATCCCAACATCTTCACCAATGGAGCCATCAAAGAAATATTAAGTTTAGACAAGAAGGTCCGGGAAATAAAACTTTCGAGAGGTCATGAACAGCTTACATATGAAGGACTTTGCGCCAGAAAATCCAATAAATGTATTCCCAATAAAATATTAGATATCATGAATCATTATGGTAGCAACATTGACCAGACTGAACTCACCTTTCCATTTTTCCGTTTTGGATTCACAACAATATTTCTAGGATATTCTGTCGGTGGAGTTAATGTAAGCTCAACAGTCATAAAGAGTGCTAAAGCAATACGACTTTTTTATTGTCTGAAAGAAGGTAACCGCTCTACAACAGATCTGTGGTTAAACGAATTCCTCAAGGTTTTCCCCTCCAACCAGTCACTGAATTTCATCACG GTTACACATTCTACATCACTGTCTAGGCAGGTGGAATTCGAGGCCAACACCAGGGACGTTATCCCCTTGTTTTCCATCACATATGTTATCGCCATAGTCTTTTCCATTGTGTCTTGCTTAAG GTTTGATTGTGTGAGGAACAAGGTATGGGTGGCCACCTTTGGAGTATTATCTGCAGGGCTTGCAGTGCTGTCTGCCTTCGGGATGATGCTGCATATTGGAGTGCCTTTCGTAATGACTGTGGCTAACTCCCCCTTCTTGATATTGG GTATTGGTGTTGATGACATGTTCATCCTCATATCCTGCTGGCAGCAGACCAACGTTCACGCCCGGGTGGAAGACCGCTTAGCAGATACATACAAGGAGGCGGCCATTTCCATTACCATCACCACCCTGACGGATGTGTTAGCGTTCTACATCGGGCTCATGACTCCATTCCGCTCTGTGCAATCCTTCTGCCTGTACACCAGCACGGCCATCTTGTTTTGCTTTCTTTACAGCATCACCTTCTTTGGGGCGTTCCTCGTACTGAATGGGAGGCGTGAGAACAGCAACAAGCACTGGCTGACGTGCAAGGAGGTCCCAGAGGATTGCCCCGTGGGTCGCTCAAAATGGTACGACCTGTGCTGTGTGGGAGGAGCTTACGACCGCCATACTGGAGCAGAGGAAGTACAGCCCATGAATCACTTTTTTAAGAAGCACTACGGCCCTTTTCTGGTAAAGCCCTGGACCAAGGTGTGCGTGATCCTGCTCTATTCAGTGTATTTGTCCATCAGCATTTATGGATGCTTCCAGATACAGGAGGGTATTGACCTTCGCAATTTAGCTGCTGATGATTCATATGTGAATAGGTATTATGATGATGAAAAAGCCTACTTTTATGAGTATGGGCCAAATATCATGGTAATCATAAGGGGTGAATTTGCATACTGGGAGGAAAAGAATATGTTGGATCTTGAATCTTGTGTAGAGGACTTCAAAAACCTGTCCTTTATTGAGAAAGATATCTTTACATCCTGGCTGAAATCGTATAAATATTATGGGTACCATACAAATCTGAATTTGAGTGTTGAAAATGTTTTCAAGACAAACCTAAGTTCGTTTCTGAGATCCTACTCTGACTTCAAGCAAGATGTAAATTTCACAAATAATTCCATCCGTGCCTCACGCTTCTTCATCCAGACTGTCAATATCACTACTGCCATTGATGAAATGAACATGTTAAACAATCTGCGAGATACTGCTAGGAGATGCTCTGTCCCTCTACTGGTATACCACCCTGTCTTTATATACCATGATCAGTACGCTGTCATAGTGAGTAACACCGTTCAGAATATCTCCGTCACCACAGCAGTCATGTTATTGATCTCCCTCCTACTGATTCCAAACCCTCTCTGTTGTCTGTGGGTGACGTTCTCCATCGCTTCTGTCATTGTGGGCGTTACTGGTTTCATGGCATTGTGGGATGTTAATTTAGACACCATATCCATGATCATTCTTGTTGTCTGCATTGGATTCTCCGTGGACTTCTCCGCACACATTTCCTATGCCTTTGTTTCCAATAAGAAGCCAACTGCAAATGAGAAAGCCGTGGAAGCGCTGTTCCATTTGGGCTATCCCATACTTCAGGGTGCTTTGTCAACCATACTGGGCGTGATAGTGCTGTCTGCTTCCAAGAACTACATCTTCAGAACCTTCTTCAAGATCATGTTCCTTGTCATCTTTTTTGGACTGTTCCATGGCATAACTTTTATCCCTGTCTTCTTGACATTCTTTGACTTTTTCAGCAGCAACTCAGGCAATGTCAGCCCTCAGGAGAAAAGGGCGCTGGAAAACGAAGCCATGACCAACTGCCAGCTCAAAAACATCCAAGAGAAAGCCATTGATCACGACAAGCAAATCTATGACAATCACACCTTCCTGCCAGACAATCAACAATTATTCCCACCACAGGCCTGTCCCTCAGTCTGGACATTGACTGTCAACACCCATCCCACCCAAAGTGGTCAGATGTGCATGGCAAGCACAGTTCCCATGTTCAGAGTTGATAGTCAAACATATGAAGTTCAGATGTACACAGCTAGTAATGACGCTGTCACGGTCAATTGCAACCAAAATTTGGGGGCTGGTGAACATCATTGTGTGATTGGAAATAACCAACCACCAGTTTCGCAGGAGTGTAATGCCCCGTTTATCAATTGCTCTGATTCTGCAGATCCTGTTCCTTGA